The genome window GGATGCGCTGGGTGAAATCCTTGCCAACGCCTTTCGCTATGCGGAGCTGGGTCGCCCTGGCGGCGCGTTTATCAGCCTGCCGCAGGACATCGTCGATGGACCGGTACGCGGTAATGTGCTGACGCCAGCAGGCGAGCTGCTGCTTGGCTCTGCGCCAGACTGCGCCATTAACCGCGTCGCTGATAAAATCGCGAAAGCGAAAAACCCAATTATCCTGCTCGGCCTGATGGCCAGTCAGCCGAAAAATGCCAAAGCGCTGCATCGTCTGCTGGAGCGCAGCCATATTCCGGTCACCAGCACCTACCAGGCAGCCGGTGCCGTATCGCAATCGCACTTCTCTCGCTTTGCCGGACGTGTGGGACTGTTTAATAACCAGGCGGGCGATCGCCTGCTGCTGCAGGCAGATCTGATTATCACTATCGGCTACAGTCCGGTGGAATATGAACCTGCGAAATGGAACAGCGGTAACGCCGAGCTGGTGCATATAGATGTACTGCCTGCGGAAACCGACAACTGTTATCAGCCAGATGCCGAACTGATTGGTGACATCGCCGCCACGCTGGATAAGCTGGCCGCACGTATCGAGGCGCCGCTGCATCTTAGCCCTGAATCCGCACACATTCTGAAAGATCGTCAGCAGCAGCGTGAGCTGCTGGCGATGCGCGGTCACCAGCTGAACCAGTTTGCCCTGCATCCGCTGCGTATTGTGCGCGCGATGCAGGACATCATTAACAGCGACGTGACGTTGACCGTGGATATGGGCAGCTTCCATATCTGGATTGCCCGCTACCTTTACAGCTTCCGAGCCCGCCAGATCATGATCTCCAACGGTCAGCAGACCATGGGCGTTGCGCTGCCGTGGGCGATTGGCGCATGGCTGGTGGATCCGAGCCGTAAAGTGGTATCGGTCTCCGGCGATGGCGGTTTTATGCAGTCAAGCATGGAGCTGGAAACGGCGGTGCGCCTTGGCGCCAACGTGTTGCACATCATCTGGGTCGATAACGGTTACAACATGGTGGCGATTCAGGAAGAGCAAAAATACCAGCGTCTTTCCGGCGTGGAGTTTGGCCCGATCGATTTCAAAACCTACGCAGAAGCCTTTGGCGCAGCAGGATTCGCGGTGGAAAGCGCCGATCAGCTGGAGCCAATACTGCGTCAGGCGATGGATGTACAGGGACCTGCTGTGGTTGCGGTGCCGGTAGATTATGCCGACAACCCCAAACTGATGGGGCAGCTGCATCTGAGCCAGATCCTGTAATACCCCTTTATCAACTCAGCAAGGAGCAGTTATGGAAAGCAAAGTTGCATTAGTGACCGGTTCCGGTCAGGGCATCGGTAAAGCCATTGCCCTGCGGCTGGCGAAAGATGGATTTGCCGTCGCGGTAGTGGATTACAATGCGGAAACCGCACGTCAGGCTGCCGAAGAGATTACGCGGCAGGGCGGTAAAGCCATTGCGCTGCAGGCGGATGTCTCCGATCGCGATCAGGTATTTGCGGCAGTTGAGCAGGCCCGGCAGCAGCTGGGTGGATTTGATGTGATCGTCAATAACGCGGGCGTTGCGCCTACCACGCTGATTGAAGATATTACGCCGGAAATCGTCGATAAGGTTTACAACATCAACGTGAAAGGGGTGATCTGGGGCATTCAGGCGGCGGTCAAAGCTTTTAAAGCGCTGGGGCACGGCGGCAAAATTATCAACGCCTCTTCGCAGGCGGGCCACGTAGGGAACCCGGAGCTGGCCGTTTACAGCTCCAGCAAGTTTGCCGTACGCGGTCTGACCCAGACAGCCGCACGCGATCTGGCGCCGCTGGGCATTACCGTAAACGCCTATTGTCCTGGCATTGTAAAAACGCCGATGTGGGATGAAATCGACCGTCAGGTTTCAGCTGCTGCAGGCCAGGCTCCGGGATACGGTACCGCTGAGTTTGCTAAACGCATCACGCTGGGCCGCCTTTCCGAACCAGAAGATGTCGCTGCCTGCGTCGCGTTCCTGGCAGGCCCGGATTCCGATTATATGACCGGCCAGGCGTTGCTTATTGATGGCGGTATGGTCTTCAGTTAATCCGCTGATACGGGCCTTAACCGGCCCGTTTCTTTACCTAAATCAAATTTCCTCACCCGCCAGCGAAACGTTTCGATGGCGATCACAATTCTGTTACCTTCCTGTTGTCAACAACCCCGATTTTTCTGAAACTCCGTTTTGGCGAAACGTTTCGCTCAGGAGCGCATCATGAAAAAAGGCACCTTACTTAACGCGGAAATTTCTACGGTTATCGCTCGTCTTGGGCACACCGACAGCCTGACAATTGGCGATGCCGGACTGCCCATTCCCGCCGGCCCACAGCGGATCGATCTCGCGGTAACGCATGGCATTCCCAGCTTTTTACAGGTCGCGCAGGCCGTTACGCACGAAATGCAAGTGGAAAGCGCCATTATTGCTGAAGAGATCCGTACGCATAACGCCAGGCTGCATAACGAACTGATCGCGCTGCTGGAAGTGCTGCAACGTCAGCAGGGCAATGACATCACCATCGCCTATGTTCCTCATGAACAATTCAAAACTTTAACGCAACGGAGCCAGGCGGTCATTCGCAGTGGGGAATGTACGCCCTACGCGAATATTATCCTGACCGCCGGCGTGACCTTCTGAGGCTGCTATGCAACCGCTACTGCAACTAAAAGGCATCGAAAAATCATTCCCGGGCGTAAAGGCGTTGAATGGCGCTGCGCTTTCCGTTTATCCAGGTCGGGTGATGGCGCTGGTAGGCGAAAACGGCGCGGGCAAATCCACCATGATGAAAGTGCTGACCGGTATCTATAAACGTGATGCCGGCTCGTTGCAGTGGCTGGGCGAAGAGACGCACTTCAGCGGGCCGAAAGCGTCACAGGAAGCAGGCATCGGCATTATCCATCAGGAGCTGAACCTGATCCCACAGCTCTCTATCGCCGAGAACATTTTCCTGGGCCGCGAGTTTGTTAACCGTTTTAGCCGCATCGACTGGAAAAAGATGCATGCCGAAGCGGATACGTTGCTCAAACGCCTTAATCTGCGCTTTAACAGTCATCGACTGGTGGGCGACCTCTCTATCGGCGACCAGCAAATGGTGGAGATTGCTAAAGTTCTCAGCTTTGAGTCAAAAGTGATCGTGATGGATGAACCCACCGATGCGCTAACCGATACCGAAACAGTATCGCTGTTTCGGGTGATCAACGAACTCAAAGCGCAGGGCTGCGGCATTGTTTATATCTCTCATCGCATGAAAGAAATTTTTGAAATTTGCGATGACGTTACGGTTTTCCGCGACGGTCAGTTTATTGCCGAGCGCAGCGTC of Pantoea alhagi contains these proteins:
- the alsS gene encoding acetolactate synthase AlsS, whose translation is MKSDMQKEWAHGADLVVAQLEAQGVKQVFGIPGAKVDKVFDSLVDSSIQTIPVRHEANAAFMAAAVGRLTGKAGVALVTSGPGCSNLITGMATATSEGDPVVALGGAVKRADSAKLVHQSMDTVGMFRPITKYAVEVGAPDALGEILANAFRYAELGRPGGAFISLPQDIVDGPVRGNVLTPAGELLLGSAPDCAINRVADKIAKAKNPIILLGLMASQPKNAKALHRLLERSHIPVTSTYQAAGAVSQSHFSRFAGRVGLFNNQAGDRLLLQADLIITIGYSPVEYEPAKWNSGNAELVHIDVLPAETDNCYQPDAELIGDIAATLDKLAARIEAPLHLSPESAHILKDRQQQRELLAMRGHQLNQFALHPLRIVRAMQDIINSDVTLTVDMGSFHIWIARYLYSFRARQIMISNGQQTMGVALPWAIGAWLVDPSRKVVSVSGDGGFMQSSMELETAVRLGANVLHIIWVDNGYNMVAIQEEQKYQRLSGVEFGPIDFKTYAEAFGAAGFAVESADQLEPILRQAMDVQGPAVVAVPVDYADNPKLMGQLHLSQIL
- the rbsD gene encoding D-ribose pyranase, whose amino-acid sequence is MKKGTLLNAEISTVIARLGHTDSLTIGDAGLPIPAGPQRIDLAVTHGIPSFLQVAQAVTHEMQVESAIIAEEIRTHNARLHNELIALLEVLQRQQGNDITIAYVPHEQFKTLTQRSQAVIRSGECTPYANIILTAGVTF
- a CDS encoding (S)-acetoin forming diacetyl reductase, which gives rise to MESKVALVTGSGQGIGKAIALRLAKDGFAVAVVDYNAETARQAAEEITRQGGKAIALQADVSDRDQVFAAVEQARQQLGGFDVIVNNAGVAPTTLIEDITPEIVDKVYNINVKGVIWGIQAAVKAFKALGHGGKIINASSQAGHVGNPELAVYSSSKFAVRGLTQTAARDLAPLGITVNAYCPGIVKTPMWDEIDRQVSAAAGQAPGYGTAEFAKRITLGRLSEPEDVAACVAFLAGPDSDYMTGQALLIDGGMVFS